From a single Halalkalicoccus subterraneus genomic region:
- a CDS encoding DUF7513 family protein — translation MSFLSKYLKGWSLRTTRPTLQPGKEVNVFLAEYDPGEESALALVGDTRLYVSNAGPEHVGKRVRVAVKEFQPDDSVGYGEFVEVVGESSYAG, via the coding sequence ATGAGCTTCCTCTCGAAGTACCTCAAGGGCTGGTCGCTACGCACGACCCGTCCGACCCTCCAGCCCGGCAAGGAGGTCAACGTCTTCCTCGCGGAGTACGACCCGGGCGAGGAGTCAGCACTCGCGCTCGTTGGTGACACGCGGCTGTACGTCTCGAACGCCGGTCCCGAACACGTCGGCAAGCGCGTGCGGGTCGCCGTCAAGGAGTTCCAGCCCGACGACTCCGTGGGCTACGGCGAGTTCGTCGAGGTCGTCGGCGAGAGCTCCTACGCCGGCTAA
- the glyA gene encoding serine hydroxymethyltransferase, with the protein MEYDTVREIDPEIADALEGEVTRQQEGLQMIASENHVSPAVMEAQSSALTNKYAEGYPGKRYYAGCEHADTVETLAIERAKELWGAEHVNVQPHSGSQANMGVYLAVLDPGDKILSLDLTHGGHLSHGHPANFTGQLFEVEQYEVDPETGYIDYEGLAEQAEEFDPDIIVSGYSAYPREVEWERIQETADEVDSYHLADIAHITGLVAAGVHASPVGTADFVTGSTHKTIRSGRGGIIMCEEEFADDVDSAVFPGAQGGPLMHNIAGKAVGFKEALEPEFEEYAEQVVENAETLGETLQDHGFSLVSGGTDTHLVLVDLRESHPETTGGDAEEALEDAGIVLNANTVPGETRNAFNPSGIRAGTPAITTRGFGEEEMQAVGDAIARIVENHDDETVRNEVREEVRALCQSHPLYEDA; encoded by the coding sequence ATGGAGTACGACACCGTCCGCGAGATCGATCCCGAGATCGCAGACGCGCTCGAAGGCGAAGTCACACGACAACAGGAGGGCCTGCAGATGATCGCGAGCGAGAACCACGTCTCGCCCGCCGTCATGGAGGCCCAGAGCAGCGCGCTGACCAACAAGTACGCCGAGGGGTATCCCGGCAAGCGCTACTACGCCGGCTGCGAACACGCCGACACCGTCGAAACCCTCGCGATCGAGCGCGCAAAGGAGCTCTGGGGTGCCGAGCACGTCAACGTCCAGCCCCACAGCGGCTCGCAGGCCAACATGGGCGTCTACCTCGCCGTTCTCGACCCGGGCGATAAGATCCTCTCGCTCGACCTCACCCACGGCGGGCACCTCTCCCATGGCCATCCCGCGAACTTCACGGGCCAACTGTTCGAGGTCGAGCAGTACGAGGTGGACCCCGAGACGGGCTACATCGACTACGAGGGGCTTGCAGAGCAGGCCGAGGAGTTCGATCCCGATATCATCGTCTCCGGATACTCCGCCTATCCCCGCGAGGTCGAGTGGGAGCGGATCCAGGAGACCGCAGACGAGGTGGATTCGTACCATCTGGCTGACATCGCCCACATCACCGGCCTCGTCGCCGCGGGCGTCCACGCCTCGCCGGTCGGGACCGCGGACTTCGTCACCGGTTCGACCCACAAGACGATCCGGTCGGGTCGCGGCGGGATCATCATGTGCGAGGAGGAGTTCGCCGACGACGTGGATTCGGCGGTTTTCCCCGGGGCGCAGGGTGGCCCACTGATGCACAACATCGCCGGCAAGGCCGTCGGATTCAAGGAGGCACTCGAACCCGAGTTCGAGGAGTACGCAGAGCAGGTCGTCGAGAACGCCGAGACGCTCGGCGAAACGCTACAGGACCACGGCTTCTCGCTGGTGTCGGGCGGTACCGACACGCATCTCGTGCTCGTCGACCTCCGGGAGTCACACCCCGAGACGACCGGCGGGGACGCCGAAGAGGCACTGGAGGACGCGGGGATCGTCCTGAACGCCAACACCGTTCCCGGCGAGACCCGAAACGCGTTCAATCCGAGTGGAATTCGAGCCGGAACGCCCGCGATCACGACCCGCGGGTTCGGTGAGGAGGAGATGCAGGCGGTCGGCGACGCCATCGCCCGCATCGTCGAGAACCACGACGACGAGACCGTGCGCAACGAAGTGCGCGAGGAGGTCCGCGCGCTCTGTCAGTCCCACCCGCTGTACGAGGACGCGTAG